Proteins encoded by one window of Cupriavidus sp. EM10:
- a CDS encoding RNA polymerase factor sigma-54, with protein sequence MKPSLQLRLSQHLALTPQLQQSIRLLQLSTLELQQEVEQALTENPLLERENDWIESPLRVAADGSVNLQSAPAPAPAEPQANGDDRGEHAAAGGEEEGFGDSGGEDYGNDWSLDDFARRPQNDEDEKTPMQLRDADPTLREYLMEQLTPLKISTRDKGLAIFLIESLDDDGYLSASLEEICTELPEELEFEVDEVQAILTLLQSFDPPGVGARNAAECLSLQLKRLKHPQRELALTIVNHHLELLAVRDYTRLKKALQVDEIVLKAAHDLIRSLAPYPGHAYSRPEADFVVPDVFVRKSGSGWIAQLNPDVMPRLRINDMYAQILRGAKGEAGAAGLQQKLQEARWLIKNIQQRFDTILRVAQAIVERQKNFFSHGEIAMRPLVLREIADTLGLHESTISRVTTNKYMATPMGTFELKYFFGSHVSTETGGAASSTAIRALIKQLIGAEDPRNPLSDSRIAELLGEQGFVVARRTVAKYREALKIPAVNLRKSL encoded by the coding sequence ATGAAACCTTCGCTTCAGCTCCGCCTCTCCCAGCATCTGGCCCTGACGCCGCAACTGCAGCAGTCCATTCGCCTGCTGCAGCTTTCCACGCTCGAACTGCAACAGGAGGTTGAGCAGGCACTGACGGAAAACCCGCTGCTCGAACGCGAGAATGACTGGATCGAAAGCCCTTTGCGCGTGGCGGCCGACGGCTCCGTCAACCTGCAGAGCGCCCCGGCGCCGGCTCCGGCCGAACCGCAGGCCAATGGCGACGACCGTGGCGAGCATGCCGCCGCCGGCGGCGAGGAAGAAGGCTTCGGCGATTCCGGCGGCGAGGACTACGGCAACGACTGGAGCCTTGACGACTTCGCGCGTCGTCCGCAGAACGACGAGGACGAGAAAACGCCGATGCAGCTGCGCGACGCCGATCCCACGCTGCGTGAATACCTGATGGAACAGCTGACGCCGCTGAAGATTTCGACGCGCGACAAGGGCCTGGCCATCTTCCTGATCGAATCGCTCGACGACGACGGATACCTGAGTGCGTCACTCGAGGAAATCTGCACCGAACTGCCGGAAGAACTTGAATTCGAGGTAGACGAGGTGCAGGCCATTCTGACACTGCTGCAGAGCTTCGATCCGCCGGGCGTAGGCGCGCGCAATGCCGCCGAATGCCTGAGCCTGCAGCTGAAGCGCCTGAAGCATCCGCAACGCGAGCTGGCCTTGACCATCGTCAATCATCATCTCGAACTGCTGGCCGTCAGGGATTACACGCGTCTCAAGAAAGCGCTGCAGGTTGACGAAATCGTATTAAAGGCGGCGCACGATCTGATCCGCTCGCTGGCACCGTATCCGGGGCATGCATACAGCCGCCCAGAAGCGGATTTCGTGGTGCCCGACGTGTTCGTGCGCAAGAGTGGCAGCGGCTGGATTGCCCAGTTGAATCCGGACGTGATGCCTCGCCTGCGCATCAACGACATGTACGCGCAAATTTTGCGCGGTGCAAAAGGAGAAGCCGGCGCCGCAGGACTGCAGCAGAAGCTGCAGGAAGCGCGGTGGCTTATCAAGAACATCCAGCAAAGATTCGACACGATCCTGCGTGTGGCGCAGGCGATTGTCGAACGTCAGAAGAACTTTTTTTCGCACGGCGAAATCGCAATGCGCCCCTTGGTTTTGCGGGAAATAGCCGATACACTCGGTTTACATGAGTCGACCATTTCCCGGGTGACCACGAACAAATACATGGCCACGCCAATGGGTACTTTCGAGTTGAAGTACTTCTTTGGTAGCCACGTCTCCACGGAGACGGGCGGCGCGGCCTCATCCACGGCGATCCGCGCGCTGATCAAGCAACTGATAGGAGCCGAAGACCCCAGGAATCCTCTTTCCGACAGCCGCATCGCCGAACTGCTGGGCGAACAGGGCTTTGTGGTCGCACGCCGCACGGTGGCCAAATACCGCGAAGCGCTCAAGATCCCCGCAGTGAATCTCCGCAAGTCTTTGTAG
- the lptB gene encoding LPS export ABC transporter ATP-binding protein — protein sequence MNDTATLAASAPSNASAVRTDSSTLVVRHLKKRYGTRTVVKDVSLDVKSGEVVGLLGPNGAGKTTSFYMIVGLVALDEGDIVLDDEHISGLAIHERARMGLSYLPQEASVFRKLNVEENIRAVLELQVENGKPLPKAEIERRLDSLLDDLQIAHLRNNPALSLSGGERRRVEIARALASSPRFILLDEPFAGVDPIAVGEIQRIVSFLKARNIGVLITDHNVRETLGICDHAYIISEGTVLAAGQPEEIIANESVRRVYLGENFRM from the coding sequence ATGAACGATACCGCCACGCTCGCCGCCTCTGCCCCGTCCAACGCATCGGCCGTCCGCACCGACAGCAGCACGCTGGTCGTGCGTCACCTGAAGAAGCGCTACGGCACGCGCACGGTGGTCAAGGATGTATCGCTCGACGTGAAGAGCGGCGAGGTGGTGGGGCTGCTGGGCCCCAACGGCGCGGGCAAGACCACGTCGTTCTACATGATCGTGGGCCTGGTGGCGCTGGACGAAGGCGACATCGTGCTCGACGACGAGCACATCAGCGGCCTGGCCATCCACGAGCGCGCCCGCATGGGCCTGTCGTACCTGCCGCAGGAAGCGTCGGTCTTCCGCAAGCTCAACGTGGAGGAGAACATCCGCGCGGTGCTGGAACTGCAGGTGGAAAACGGCAAGCCGCTGCCCAAGGCCGAGATCGAACGCCGCCTGGATTCGCTGCTCGACGACCTGCAGATCGCCCATCTGCGCAACAACCCCGCGCTGTCGCTGTCGGGCGGCGAGCGCCGCCGCGTGGAGATCGCCCGCGCGCTGGCGTCGTCGCCGCGCTTCATCCTGCTCGACGAACCGTTTGCCGGCGTGGACCCGATCGCGGTGGGCGAAATCCAGCGCATCGTGAGCTTCCTCAAGGCGCGCAATATCGGCGTGCTGATTACCGACCACAACGTGCGCGAAACCCTGGGTATCTGCGACCACGCGTACATCATCAGCGAAGGCACCGTGCTGGCCGCCGGCCAGCCCGAGGAAATCATCGCCAACGAGTCGGTGCGACGCGTCTACCTGGGCGAAAACTTCCGCATGTAA
- a CDS encoding adenine phosphoribosyltransferase: MADPIIQSPELGDVTGYLRDRIRTVPDWPQPGVQFRDITPLLQNPKTLRVLIDVFVHRYMDQQLDLVAGIDARGFILGSIIAYELNLGFVPIRKKGKLPFQTVAEEYELEYGSATVEIHADACKPGDRVLLIDDLIATGGTMMAGRKLLERLGATVVEGAAIVDLPELGGSKVLHASGLPLFTVCKFEGH; the protein is encoded by the coding sequence ATGGCAGATCCCATTATCCAGTCCCCCGAACTCGGCGATGTCACCGGCTACCTGCGTGACCGCATCCGCACCGTGCCGGACTGGCCGCAGCCCGGCGTGCAGTTTCGCGACATCACCCCGCTGCTGCAGAACCCCAAGACGCTGCGCGTGCTGATCGACGTGTTCGTGCACCGCTACATGGACCAGCAGCTGGACCTGGTGGCCGGCATCGACGCCCGCGGCTTCATCCTTGGCTCCATCATCGCGTACGAACTGAACCTGGGCTTCGTGCCGATCCGCAAGAAGGGCAAGCTGCCGTTCCAGACGGTGGCCGAGGAATACGAGCTCGAATACGGCAGCGCCACCGTGGAAATCCACGCCGACGCCTGCAAGCCCGGCGACCGCGTGCTGCTGATCGACGACCTGATCGCCACGGGCGGCACCATGATGGCCGGCCGCAAGCTGCTCGAACGCCTGGGCGCCACCGTGGTGGAAGGCGCGGCCATTGTCGACCTGCCCGAACTGGGCGGTTCGAAGGTGCTGCACGCCAGCGGACTGCCGCTGTTCACGGTGTGCAAGTTCGAGGGGCACTGA
- the lptC gene encoding LPS export ABC transporter periplasmic protein LptC: MPDFLSRLAGLVMRLLPLLLMAIVAGSTFWLVQLNSPREADEASRAKRHEPDYWMERFSATELAEDGTTKLRFTGVKMVHFEDDQTYDVTTPAMRSYELDRPPVTVNAQRGTMNAEGSIIDLYGNAFVVRQAGTDPSKDPRMTAASQYFQLLVNDDIVKTDRAVQLTRGPSVMTANGMIFNNVTREVQLLGNVRGTIIMNSPQGQARTQ, encoded by the coding sequence ATGCCGGACTTCCTGTCCAGACTCGCCGGCCTGGTCATGCGGCTGCTGCCGCTGCTGCTGATGGCCATCGTCGCCGGCAGCACCTTCTGGCTGGTACAGCTGAACTCGCCGCGCGAGGCCGACGAGGCGTCGCGCGCCAAGCGCCATGAGCCCGACTACTGGATGGAGCGGTTCTCGGCCACCGAACTGGCCGAGGACGGCACCACCAAGCTGCGCTTCACGGGCGTGAAGATGGTGCATTTCGAAGACGACCAGACCTACGACGTGACCACGCCGGCCATGCGCTCCTACGAGCTGGACCGCCCGCCCGTGACGGTCAACGCCCAGCGCGGCACCATGAACGCCGAAGGTTCGATCATCGATCTCTACGGCAACGCGTTCGTGGTCCGGCAGGCCGGCACCGACCCGTCCAAGGACCCGCGCATGACGGCGGCATCGCAATACTTCCAGTTGCTGGTCAACGACGACATCGTCAAGACGGACAGGGCGGTGCAGCTCACGCGCGGCCCGTCGGTCATGACGGCCAACGGCATGATCTTCAACAACGTCACCCGCGAAGTACAATTGCTGGGTAACGTACGCGGCACCATCATCATGAACTCGCCGCAGGGGCAGGCCAGGACCCAGTGA
- a CDS encoding Na/Pi cotransporter family protein — protein sequence MGVLLHLLSGVALLVWGTNIVKVGILRVYGANLRHVLSASVSNRFKAFVAGLGVTGLVQSSNATAVIVSSFVGQGLIAVAPALAIMLGANVGTAVMVQVFSLDLSWLSPLLIFVGVILHLSWKGSKAGHVGRVLIGLGLITLALELISVATRPVVQAAGVKVLFSTLTGDAALDMLIGAFLTILCYSSLAVVLFCGALASAGVVSIHVAMALVLGANLGSGISALLTTSGNNQPGKRVTLGNLLSRLLGCVIALPLLSQAEDLLAHFDADPQRLIVNFHLLFNVALAVVLLGATGPLARLCEAILPGRNTGDSQVTPRHLDAAALSTPTLALSNAAREVLRIGDRVEQMLDNLLRVLRTNDLKLANATCRIDNEVDDLYTAIKLYLTQISTEALDERDGQRWTEIISLTINLEHAGDLIERVIVDAREKKIAHNLSFSEAGMQEIAEMHARVVSNLRLGLSVFLTGDIRSAQQLMAEKANFRELERKYARSHLQRVATQTVESIETSSLHLDVISELKRLNSLFCATAYPVLEQAGLMNRSRMKEEVPEKIGDVAGVRQA from the coding sequence ATGGGCGTACTGCTTCATCTTCTCTCCGGCGTGGCGCTCCTGGTGTGGGGCACCAACATCGTCAAGGTCGGCATCCTGCGCGTGTACGGCGCCAATTTGCGCCACGTGCTCTCCGCCAGCGTGTCGAACCGCTTCAAGGCATTCGTTGCCGGCCTGGGCGTGACCGGGCTCGTGCAGAGCAGCAATGCCACCGCCGTCATCGTCAGTTCCTTCGTGGGCCAGGGCCTGATCGCCGTGGCCCCGGCGCTGGCCATCATGCTGGGCGCCAACGTGGGCACGGCCGTGATGGTGCAGGTGTTCTCGCTCGACCTGTCGTGGCTGTCGCCGCTGCTGATCTTCGTCGGCGTGATCCTGCACCTGAGCTGGAAAGGCAGCAAGGCCGGCCACGTTGGCCGGGTGCTGATCGGACTGGGCCTGATCACGCTGGCGCTCGAACTGATCTCGGTTGCCACGCGGCCAGTGGTGCAGGCGGCTGGCGTCAAGGTGCTGTTCAGCACGCTGACCGGCGACGCCGCGCTGGACATGCTGATTGGCGCCTTCCTGACCATCCTCTGCTATTCGAGCCTGGCCGTGGTGCTGTTCTGCGGCGCGCTGGCGTCGGCTGGGGTGGTGTCGATCCACGTGGCGATGGCGCTGGTGCTGGGCGCCAACCTGGGCTCGGGCATCTCGGCGCTGCTGACCACGTCGGGCAACAACCAGCCCGGCAAGCGCGTGACGCTGGGCAACCTGCTGTCGCGGCTGCTGGGCTGCGTCATCGCGCTGCCGCTGCTGAGCCAGGCCGAGGACCTGCTGGCCCACTTCGACGCCGACCCGCAACGGCTGATCGTCAACTTCCACCTGCTGTTCAACGTGGCGCTGGCCGTGGTGCTGCTGGGCGCCACCGGGCCGCTGGCGCGCCTGTGCGAAGCCATCCTGCCGGGCCGCAACACGGGCGACAGCCAGGTGACGCCGCGCCACCTGGACGCCGCCGCGCTGTCCACGCCCACACTGGCGCTGTCCAACGCCGCCCGCGAGGTGCTGCGCATCGGCGACCGCGTGGAGCAGATGCTCGACAACCTGTTGCGCGTGCTGCGCACCAACGACCTGAAGCTGGCCAACGCCACCTGCCGCATCGACAACGAGGTGGACGACCTGTACACCGCGATCAAGCTCTACCTGACCCAGATCAGCACCGAGGCGCTGGACGAGCGCGACGGTCAGCGCTGGACCGAGATCATCTCGCTGACCATCAACCTGGAGCATGCGGGAGATCTGATCGAGCGTGTCATCGTCGATGCCCGCGAGAAAAAGATCGCGCACAACCTGTCGTTCTCCGAGGCCGGCATGCAGGAAATCGCCGAAATGCACGCGCGGGTGGTGAGCAATCTGCGTCTGGGTTTGTCGGTCTTCCTGACCGGCGACATCCGCAGCGCGCAGCAGCTGATGGCCGAGAAGGCCAATTTCCGTGAGCTGGAACGCAAGTACGCGCGCTCGCACCTGCAGCGCGTGGCCACCCAGACCGTCGAAAGCATCGAGACGAGTTCGCTGCACCTGGACGTGATCAGCGAACTGAAGCGGCTCAATTCTCTGTTCTGCGCCACGGCCTATCCGGTGCTGGAGCAGGCCGGGCTGATGAATCGCAGCCGGATGAAGGAAGAGGTGCCGGAGAAGATCGGGGACGTGGCGGGGGTGCGGCAGGCGTAG
- the lptA gene encoding lipopolysaccharide transport periplasmic protein LptA: protein MTASLTTSPCRRLAPALLAAIAALGLTLAAPAFAERADQGKPLVLEADNASYDDVKQVYTLTGNVVLTKGTMVLKSDAAELRTDPEGYQYAIATSKPGRQAYIRQKRDGVDEYIDGWGDRIEYDGKSEINKLIGHARAARVSGVGAKIIDEIRGAVITYDSRNEYYTATGGDANTTAGNTSGRVRAVLSPRADASAPAASGAPLDLKPSTAPKP, encoded by the coding sequence ATGACTGCTTCCCTGACGACATCGCCCTGTCGCCGCCTCGCGCCCGCCCTGCTGGCTGCCATCGCCGCCCTCGGCCTGACGCTGGCCGCGCCGGCCTTTGCCGAACGCGCCGACCAGGGCAAGCCGCTGGTGCTGGAGGCCGACAACGCCAGCTACGATGACGTCAAGCAGGTCTACACCCTCACGGGCAACGTGGTGCTGACCAAGGGCACCATGGTGCTGAAGTCCGATGCGGCCGAACTGCGCACCGACCCCGAGGGCTACCAGTACGCCATCGCCACGTCCAAGCCCGGCCGCCAGGCGTATATCCGCCAGAAACGGGACGGCGTGGACGAGTACATCGATGGCTGGGGCGACCGCATCGAATACGACGGCAAGTCCGAGATCAACAAGCTGATCGGCCATGCCCGCGCGGCGCGCGTGTCCGGCGTCGGCGCGAAGATCATCGACGAGATCCGTGGCGCGGTGATTACCTACGACAGCCGCAACGAGTACTACACCGCCACCGGCGGCGACGCCAACACCACGGCCGGCAATACATCGGGCCGCGTGCGCGCGGTGCTGTCGCCGCGGGCGGACGCCAGCGCGCCCGCCGCGTCCGGTGCGCCGCTGGACCTGAAGCCGTCCACCGCGCCCAAGCCTTAA
- a CDS encoding monovalent cation:proton antiporter family protein: MHSPLELTLVLLAAAVFGVVAFRMLQLPPMLGYLAVGILIGPHALGLASDSGQTKYLAEFGVVFLMFSIGLEFSLSKLRAMKRLVFGLGGSQVALSMLAVLPASWLFSWAFPLSWQASVALGGALAMSSTAIVVKMLSERMELESEHGRNIISVLLFQDLAVVPLLIIIPALSRDPGDLAWALGLATVKIVVALGLIFFVGQQLMSRWFHIVAARRSQELFMLNLLLVTLGMAALTERLGLSMALGAFMAGMLISETPYRHQVEEDIKPFRDVLLGLFFVTIGMLLNVRVVFDHIWLVLGLLVVPIVFKLVLITGLARLFGSRQGVAIRTGLGLAQAGEFGFVLLNQIDGMGLVDPVLIQVILASMLLSMLAAPFLIQYSDAIVLRFAANEWLMQSLNMTRIAAQSLQTEKHAIICGYGRSGQNLAHMLEREGITYVALDLDPDRVREAAAAGDTVVYGDAGRRESLIAAGIHRAALVVITYANTPSAVKVLHHVQELAPAMPVIVRTVDDSELDTLQKAGATEVVPEIIEGSLMLASHALVLLGVPMRRVVRGVQQARDARYSLLRGYFHGRDDEDDMVERDTVRLHSVSLGPEHTAVGRRLGTLGLERIGVEVTAVRRRGIRAFDPQPETVLEPGDIVVLRGTPEALESAEERLVRQ; the protein is encoded by the coding sequence ATGCATTCTCCGCTGGAACTGACCCTCGTGCTGCTGGCCGCCGCCGTCTTTGGCGTGGTGGCCTTCCGCATGCTGCAGCTGCCGCCCATGCTGGGCTACCTGGCGGTTGGCATCCTGATCGGCCCCCACGCGCTGGGGCTGGCCAGCGATTCGGGGCAGACCAAGTACCTGGCGGAATTCGGCGTGGTCTTCCTGATGTTCTCGATCGGCCTGGAGTTCAGCCTGAGCAAGCTGCGCGCCATGAAGCGGCTGGTGTTCGGGCTGGGCGGGTCGCAGGTGGCGCTGTCGATGCTGGCCGTGCTGCCGGCCAGCTGGCTGTTCAGCTGGGCGTTCCCGCTGTCCTGGCAGGCGTCGGTGGCGCTGGGCGGCGCGCTGGCCATGTCGTCGACGGCCATCGTCGTGAAGATGCTGTCGGAGCGCATGGAGCTGGAAAGCGAGCACGGCCGCAACATCATCAGCGTGCTGCTGTTCCAGGATCTTGCCGTGGTGCCGCTGCTGATCATCATCCCGGCGCTGTCGCGCGACCCCGGCGACCTGGCCTGGGCGCTGGGGCTGGCCACGGTCAAGATCGTGGTAGCCCTGGGCCTGATCTTCTTCGTCGGGCAGCAGCTGATGAGCCGGTGGTTCCACATCGTGGCGGCGCGCCGGTCGCAGGAACTGTTCATGCTGAACCTGCTGCTGGTCACGCTGGGCATGGCCGCGCTGACCGAGCGGCTGGGCCTGTCGATGGCGCTGGGCGCGTTCATGGCGGGCATGCTGATCTCCGAGACGCCGTACCGCCACCAGGTGGAAGAGGACATCAAGCCGTTCCGCGACGTGCTGCTGGGGCTGTTCTTCGTCACCATCGGCATGTTGCTCAACGTGCGCGTGGTGTTCGACCATATCTGGCTGGTGCTGGGCCTGCTGGTGGTGCCCATCGTGTTCAAGCTGGTGCTGATTACCGGGCTGGCGCGGCTGTTCGGGTCGCGCCAGGGCGTGGCCATCCGCACCGGGCTGGGGCTTGCGCAGGCCGGCGAGTTCGGTTTCGTGCTGCTGAACCAGATCGACGGCATGGGGCTGGTGGATCCGGTGCTGATCCAGGTGATCCTGGCGTCGATGCTGCTGTCGATGCTGGCCGCGCCGTTCCTGATCCAGTACAGCGACGCCATCGTGCTGCGCTTTGCCGCCAACGAATGGCTGATGCAGTCGCTGAACATGACGCGCATCGCCGCCCAGAGCCTGCAGACCGAAAAGCACGCCATCATCTGCGGCTACGGCCGCAGCGGGCAGAACCTGGCCCATATGCTGGAGCGCGAGGGCATTACCTATGTGGCGCTGGACCTGGACCCCGACCGCGTGCGGGAAGCCGCCGCGGCTGGCGATACCGTGGTCTATGGCGATGCCGGGCGGCGGGAGTCGCTGATCGCCGCCGGTATCCATCGCGCAGCGCTGGTGGTGATTACCTATGCCAACACGCCGTCGGCGGTGAAGGTGCTGCACCACGTGCAGGAACTGGCGCCGGCGATGCCGGTGATCGTGCGGACCGTGGACGATTCCGAGCTCGATACACTGCAGAAGGCCGGGGCCACCGAGGTGGTGCCGGAGATCATCGAAGGCAGCCTGATGCTGGCGTCCCACGCGCTGGTGCTGCTTGGGGTGCCGATGCGGCGGGTGGTGCGCGGGGTGCAGCAGGCGCGCGATGCGCGCTACAGCCTGCTGCGCGGCTACTTCCACGGCCGGGACGACGAGGACGACATGGTCGAGCGCGATACCGTGCGGCTGCATTCGGTATCGCTCGGGCCGGAACATACGGCGGTGGGGCGGCGCCTGGGCACGCTGGGGCTGGAGCGCATCGGCGTGGAGGTCACGGCGGTGCGCCGGCGCGGCATCCGGGCCTTCGATCCGCAGCCCGAGACCGTGCTGGAGCCCGGCGACATCGTCGTGCTGCGCGGGACGCCGGAAGCGCTGGAATCGGCGGAAGAGCGGCTGGTGCGGCAGTAA